The following DNA comes from Macrobrachium rosenbergii isolate ZJJX-2024 chromosome 37, ASM4041242v1, whole genome shotgun sequence.
GGAAGGCTCTGTTCCAGCCTATTTTCTGGAGTCCTTTCTTCTTACAGCCAGACTTTACACCTAATACTGAATAATTTCCATATATTGGTGACAAACCTCAATTGCGGTTGTACCTAAAGGCTTTCATTGCGAATCAGGGTTGAAAAAGCATTGGCTGCTTGTGCGAAGTTCGGTTGCATGATGCTAAAAATGAACAGGAAAGGTACCTTCTCTGTGAGACTGGTCTTACAGGAGTACTCCTCTACGGAATCCTGATATGTACGGTTAATCCTTTCGCTCGGAGGGCTTAGGTTTATGAGAGTGGCAAATAGaatctttctcgctctctctgtcttttgatAGTTCACTGTAACAAAGTATCTTACTGCGGAGAGCTGAGCGGGTGAATTGTTCCCTTTGTGCAAAAATTAAGCCTTAGCTCACTGGAAGAGCAAGTTTGctgttcagaaaaaaaagaaatagaattaagGTCCAGAGACAATGAATAAGccttcattttctgtaaaatacgAAGAATGTCATACATTTCTGTAAGTTTTGATAACCATCAATGTCTTTCTATATTATTtgattatctgtcattttttcctgttatttagaTAATAACGGTCCTCACATTTCTTTAGTGTACATATTAATGTCATTAAACAGTGGTTCATTTTCCGCACTATTTGAACGCCGATCACTAATCTCATGTTTTATTTTGAGGGCTTTGTATTAGTTGTAGTATGTGATGTTTGCAAAAAtgtcattaattatttatatgacttttatttGTTCTACTATGTAATATTCCAATACCTGCTGTAAATTTTCGGCGGACCTTTGATATCCTGATTTACCAGTCCTCTACAGTAATTGCTTCGTGTTAGTTTTCGAAGGTTTCAGTTTGAGAAATTTTACCCCAAAGTATAACAGATGAACTTTCCTAAAATAGATTATCCCGATGTTTACCTTGCTCAGTTCGATGGAACGTCAGCTTCATATCACAGAATAATAAACTGATACAGAATATATTATTCCGATGCTGTTATAGTGTGGAGTCCGATGGAATTGGAAACTCATCTTGAATAAACAGACGAACTTGTATAGGATAAATTGCCACGATATTTTTTTGCATGTGGAGTCCGATGGTGCGGGCAAACTTCACTTCACGGATCAGTAGACAGGCTTATACCTGGTATCTTTTGCTCGTGGTGTCCGACAAAGAGGCCAAAGTAAATAAGAGACAGAAACTTCTATTGAAAGAGGGTGAGATTTGTGAATGTGTGAGCacagaagcagaaagaaaaagttgtcggaataaaaaaaaaatggaataaacagGATTAgtttataattacagtgagaTGGAGGTGACAGACACTAAACGATTTCTTGAATTTGCTCAGCTCGTTTCTGACCATCTGGGCTTGTTCGTCTGAACGAGCGCACACTAGATACGATCATAAAAGTAATAACTGAAGGTGGGCGATAGACGATTTCTCCCATTGCAAAGTATATCCCTAcgaatatctttatatatatctctggCAGTAATTTCTCGTATAGGGAAAGTATCAATAATATCGAAATTGTACAACAGCTTTCCTTGACATATCTCTTACTTAGATTTgtctaaaagaaatgaaaacaatccCCGAAAGTTATTACCCTTCGCTCGTACCTGAATAGCCTTGGAACTTTGGAAGTGCGGAGAACACTTGAGATGTGAGATGGACATGCAGTATATACAGAGGACAACAGTAAAACACAGTTGCTAATGGAAGGCACTGTGGAAAATAGACCGGTTTTTAGACCCATCAAAGGATGGATAAAGACGACCTCCCGGCGTGGACACATGCCCTGGATGTTGGCTTTTTCAAAAGAGCGTAAACCAGTGGCGTGGGGTTAGGGGCATAGAGTGTGGAGAGGGGTCACAAGAAAACCCGGGAGTCCACATTGTGAGTGGATAATGAGAGAGTTGTTTTATGAAATTGCATGTGCGATTGGTAATCTTACTTTGATGTCAACAAATGGTATGAATCCCCGATAGTAATGCCTTGGCTTCAAGAGATACCCTATAGAGAACATAGACAGCTGgttaactttaaaatataaatcgacAAGAACTGCCGACCTCTGACAGATAGATAGCTATAATTTATACATCCGGTATTCGGCCGCTTACAACAGCTTATATTGTCCTCTTTGAATAGAACTTTTAAGTGAAACCTTATGATATCTTGGTTATTCCCTATGCCATTTCAATCATGAAATAGTTACTTGTAATAGTTTAGGCCGTATTACTCATGAAACGGCTGCGTGAAGCATTGTTTAGACCGTTTAGCTCATGAAACTGCTGAGTGCAACTGAGGTCGGAAATTTTACTCACGAAATTGCTAAAAGAAACCATTTTTTGTGCCAGTCGGCCACTTTCTCGAGGACCGATACAGAAAGAACCGTTCATAATTTGGTAGTTTCTCTTGTGTTTCACTTATTGTTGGTTCACTTTCATCAAAAAGCCTAGTCACGGGTAACCAGACACCCTCAATCGAACCTAAGCCCGgacaaaacaagaaagagaagagagggagaagggtGGGACTTGGATCAGCGTCGGGACCGATAGACTTTCAGCCTCTCAGGGGATGAGAGCTTATGAGAGTTCAGGAAGGCAAAAGCAACAGGACTGAGAAAGTCTCCCAAACAAGGGAAGGTTATAAGTCAGGGAAAACAACAGCAGAAGCTTCTCACTTATGGAAAGGGCTTAAGAATCAGGGAACACAAAACCAGAAAGTGAATTCCGGATATGAAATCTTCTGTTCCCTAGGTGACGGGACAAACAAAAGAAGTCACTGCCATCAGAGCGAACAGTTTTATgtagaaaagaggagaaaattgcTGTAGAAGTTACTTCTTTTTCAAATGTCTTTAGCTGCTATGGAAATTGTAAGTCTATTTCTAGTTAAAAGCGAGAAGGAACGTAACAGGAAAGTCATTTTCAAGCTATTATACGTATCAGTGAGTAAATGCTTGCGTCCAAAAATCTTAGAACGTAAGAGGTTAAGTTTCCTAGTTTATAGAGTAAATTCCCGGAGAGACCTACAACTGCGATACAAACTAAGTCGGCAGATAATCTCTATGTACACGACAAATCTTCTTAAAAGGTAACGGTCGAGTTCAATCTCAGCCTCGAGGACTAAAATTTCCATTCGCGAAACTtgacaaataaaagtaatttgcCTGACTAGCTCTAACAAAAATCGAAAATGAAATCATATCTTGTGTATCGTAACAAATACTTCAAACTTCACGTGCGCTGATATTCTAATAAACATACGAATATATCTGTAGAACTGCGTCAGTAGACACATGGATAGATTTTCCAGCCATTACTGTTAAAGAGATAAGAACGCCTTGaagttattgaaataaataaatgtatacatttgcaaaatgccaaaaataaatatacaaaatctttcctgtagaaaatgtaataaatatacatattctttcaATATCATAGCAACAATATATTACTATATTCGCAATAAAACCTTAAACGTTTTGTTttataggtatagatatatatatatatatattttccttataataatatgTGGAGCACCTTCTTGTCAGCATGGTGATGTTCATCAATATGACCATCACTGGGAAGACTATATACAAGCATCGTATTTATCTTTCAGATACATGAAGGTAATTATTTTGTACTTGACTCAGCATGACTTATGGGAGCACCATTGCTCCAGTGAAGGCAATTCGAATagaaaattggaataaaatcATTTCCCTAAATGACAAAACTTGGAACTTGAGACGATTTAAACTTCACTTCTTGCACTTTCACATAACATGAATTCTTGGGTTTCTCACTGAACTGATAAGAAGAAACAAGATCAGtaattcctgtgattttttttttctgatatgaaAGACTCTTTGAAAGGTGATTGACAAAGAAAGTTTGTtcgtatttcaatattttcaagtgtTTGCGAATCCTTGGCAACTTTTCTCGGCCTCCAGGAGGACCTCAAATGGGTCATTCGAGGCCATGTTTGGGATGTCATGGAACACGTCGAAGTTGTCCTCCAGAAACTCTGAATCGTCCGAGAGAAGTTCCTCAAGGTCGCTCGTGCTGCTCAGTGATCCTCGAaccgaggaggaggaagagggtgaGAAAGCATAGCTCTTGGCAGAAACATTGGACATGTGTGAGTGGCTAGAGCTGAAGTAATAACCTGAAGGCTGGCCATACTGGACTGTCGGTGGTCTGGGACATCGAAGAATGTTCTTGTTCGTCACTTGAGCTACAGTCTGGGGGAGAGTGTAAGTCGAGGAAGTGTCAACCGAAGAGGGCCCTCTCTCCTGCTGCTCCGCCTGCAATTGGACCCCGTCGGGAGGCTTTTTGCTCACATCTGTTCCACTGGCGTCGCTCTCCAACATGTTCGAGAGACTTCTGATGTAGCTAACGGCGAGGCGAAGCGTTGTGATCTTTGTCATTGTCGAGGAAGTGGCGCAGAGGTCCATGCCAGCTGGGAGGACTTTCCTCAGGGACTCGAATGCAGTATTGATGACTTTCATTCTGTGTCTTTCTCTGGCATTTGCTGTCTTTCTCCGATATTTCGATAACGGCGTTGACTTGGGTTTTAATCGTCGGGGTCTCTTGGGAATGAAATCAGGCTGGTATTGCTCCTGTTTCTGACGCTTGATGTTCGATCTTGGTCGCAACGCGTATTTCTCGCCATTTTGGTCGCACAGATTGGCCACTGCGTTATCCATTGTGTTTTTTGGGTCAGACATGGTTTACCGCTTGTTAGATATGTCCCATTTGAAGAGTCCCATCTGGAAGGCCTCCAGGATAACTACTGATTGCTCGCTGAAATTACCAGTTGATATccatttccatatatttattttcgacTTTTACACACTTTCCGTTATGAGTGCCTTCGCGATTAACCGTCCACCATTGTGATTCTTATCACTGAAAAACAGCTGGAGAAATTCACTTTGTCATTGGcctcatttatgaaaatataacaactGTATTATCAGCTTTGATATCAAAGTTATTTTCACTTCAGGGTAACCCCTGTCCCTTTTCGGAAGGTATTGTAAAGTCATAAAAAGCGTATCTCAAATTTGCGAGCAATTAACAGCTTCCAAAAGCCACATCTGTTGCCGATTATTGCGTAACGCATGCACTGCCCTCGTCACTGTAACGGGCTCCGGCGGGACCTTGTAACGCTACCACCCTCTCTGGAAGCCGTGATGCTACTAAGTCACCTTTGGACCCTGGACTCCTCCAGAGAGGGTCCGGCAGCATCCACTCCAGCATTCTCTGCCCAGTCGCCCCGGGGTATGACGTCACTGTTGCCACACTTCAACATTTTTTGGAATGAACGAATATTTGATTGATTTGGGGTCGTAAATAAATCGACGGATTTGTCGGTGACACTTAAAGAGGTCACACTAACGAAAGAAAGTTCGTTCATAAAGTATAGTGATGGGCGAAAAACAGTTGGTTTAAGTCATCAGGTTTTACTTTCACCCGTAAGGAAACTTGAATTATATATCTGCACAGGATGGCGCCAACGGGACCCAATGGGCTGGATTCTGTCAAAAGGAAAGAATGGATTCTCGCGGTTTTCGTCACAGCCTTGCctgggaaagaaggaaaaacttgCATTCTGGCTAACTGTGCCTGCTTAGATAAAAATGATAGATAAAGTACATGTGTAGACAGTGGACCTAGTATAAACAAGGATTTGCatgcttggtgtgtgtgtgtgtgtttatatatatatatatatatatatatatatatatatatatatatatatatatatatatatatatatatatatatatgtgtgtgtgtgtgtgtgtgtgtgtgtgtatatgtataaaatcactCTTTTATTTTCCATGCCTCTTAGTTAACCAACCATTACATACCCCACAAGATACCTGAGGTCTGACGTAGGTTTCTGAGATGATTACGGGATTTTATAGCGACTAGCATTCATCTGTGGTTACCCATCCAATTACTGGACGAAccatgaagataaatgattgaaagtGCAGCTAATTAACGACAAAGTTACTGTTGTCGATCATTTGTCACTAGCACCATCATAAACTTTGTTGAAAATTTCCTCGTCGGTATTTAATATCTTTTAAGTAATATAGCGGTAGTTGTGCAAATATCGACAATGTTAGACCACACGAACGAaataacacacatacattatCTCCGTAGTGAATGCAAAAAGCCTCCCTCAGGGTCATGAATACGAATCGTCGATTACGGGCGAGAGAATTTCTTGAAGGTCGATTGCCTAATTCGTGTCCCCCGACCTTCTTTTCACTTCTTTTGAGTCAGTGCACAAGTTCATAGAAACTCTGCCGTGAGGGTTTGTGAACTTACGGCACTTCCAAACCCAGGTAAAGTAGGAGGGTATTCGCAGTGTTAACAGAATGGATGGGCAATGTCGTCGAATTGTTGCTTGACTACAGACGGAGGAAACACAGGAATTGATGGCGTTTACAGGTTGTTGGGGTCTTTCTCGAAACGGAAAACATTTCTACGGAATCCAGTGCCATTTACTGGAATTCCATACCATCCAAGGGAATTAAATATTATTCGGTAGATTTAACGCCATTCAGAGAATTTAGCATCATTACTTGGAATCTGAAACCCCGTTGGGTTTTTTGGAAGTCATTCAGAGGTGTCTTAAGTATAAAGGCAGTCGGAGACAAGAAAACGGGAATGTCAGCAAATCGTAGATTGTAGTTCTAGATGAGAATATGGGTTCCAAGTCCACATGATAGAACAGAAATAAGAGAATTTATGAGCACATCTGATCTTGTAGACTGTAGAG
Coding sequences within:
- the LOC136825529 gene encoding helix-loop-helix protein delilah-like, which codes for MSDPKNTMDNAVANLCDQNGEKYALRPRSNIKRQKQEQYQPDFIPKRPRRLKPKSTPLSKYRRKTANARERHRMKVINTAFESLRKVLPAGMDLCATSSTMTKITTLRLAVSYIRSLSNMLESDASGTDVSKKPPDGVQLQAEQQERGPSSVDTSSTYTLPQTVAQVTNKNILRCPRPPTVQYGQPSGYYFSSSHSHMSNVSAKSYAFSPSSSSSVRGSLSSTSDLEELLSDDSEFLEDNFDVFHDIPNMASNDPFEVLLEAEKSCQGFANT